In Apium graveolens cultivar Ventura chromosome 10, ASM990537v1, whole genome shotgun sequence, the following are encoded in one genomic region:
- the LOC141692281 gene encoding uncharacterized protein LOC141692281 isoform X3, protein MVPFSVTASTQIRYLLENVNESNFDSVFRELCEFIGYGTEESILVLQTCFDQLNMHVKDYKNMQLEPIFVSIFRSILNRPNFSTLLCQSLRSVPVNEEFLDSLSKALQLATPERIVVGLALSDSENPDVRMCGKNFCINQIAQLCSNHESLESAEQIQNILIFLNQTEGLSEHVDSFMEIPSLVHLKDDSEFILSPLITDELREANFFRNLDMLNDGSENDFDTIFTEMEKELSMSELITEFGYGCTVNVSQCKEMLSLFLPLTEVTVSRIFGTVVRTSAGLDSYQNTYLTFCSAITGSSLSDLPLVDSWNIDVLLESIKQVAPGINWIKVFENLDHEGFYIPNEASFALFMSIYRYACQEQFPLHAVCGSVWKNTEGQLSFLKHAVSVPPEVFSFAHSGRQLAYIDAVNDHKFHLGHANHAWLCLDLVEVLCQLAEKGHAGSVRPMLEYPLKHCPEVLLLGMASINTIYNLLQYEVYSIVFPELLKSSTGASVILHLWHVNPSLLLRGFIDAFNMDTSNMIKVLELCHELKILSLVLEMVPFSFGIRMAALASRKELVDLEKWLSINLITYKDTLFEECLKFVKEVQISTQDMPPTRFDQSGSLWNIYSETISTFLKVLQANTASISSRSLCEEIEKLNVTVMHSNIRVVNPSAADSSTADGYAEDVETEINSYFHQMFSGQLAVDTMIQMLARYKESFEKREQSIFECMIANLFEEYKFFSKYPERQLKIAAVLFGSLIKHQLVTHLTLGIALRAVLDALRKPADSKMFVFGTKALEQFVDRLIEWPQYCNHILQISHLRGTHSELVAFIERALARISSSHSESDVGHVPAVDQHQNSITAAHAEMQGSSFVSVGSSSMSIASSSVQLQQRQQGSLEDRHKASPPLSSYMKPALSSATNASISSADTSSTLKSTANPALSSTTGFVRPTRSTTSARFGSALNIETLVAAAERRETPIQAPASEIQDKISFIINNLSPANAEAKAREFSEFFQEQYYPWFAQYLVMKRASIEPNFHDLYLKFLDKVNSKPLNKEIVQATYENCKVLLGSELIKSSSEERSLLKNLGSWLGKITIGRNQVLRAREIDPKSLIIEAYEKGLMIALIPFTSKILEPCHNSLAYQPPNPWTMGILALLTEIYAMPNLKMNLKFDIEVLFKNLAVDMKDVTPSSLLKDRPRETEGNPDFSNKDVAPQAAIVGDVKSVVPTLNQVELPHDVPSPAHPPAHSHLLSQYTPSVHLSAPTLEDEKLPTPASNIEQQVVVNPKLHSLGLQRHFQSVLPAVMDRSIKEIVSSIVQRSVSIATQTTKELVLKDYAMESDETRIRNAAHLMVASLAGSLAHVTCKEPLRASITSHLRSSVQGLTLANDLLEQAVQLVANDNLDLGCAHIEQAATEKAIQTIDGEIAQQLSIRRKQREGVGPAFFDTSLYTQGHMGVLPESLRPKPGRLSHSQQRVYEDFVRLPWQNQSSQASNLSPVGPSTSVSSGVSQAYSSASGQLNSGPYSALGNTGMGAVAHSLDLGPEEMDAGPLKQLSVSTVPSGLAEGVVQQNFESDAIPISFSSASTSELQSAEQTIASKESGVSVQSLPSTSTTERPGSSVSEPLLTTGDALDKYQLVSEKLETLVTIDGAEADVQAIVAEVPGIIVRCISRDEAALAVAQKVFKGLYENESNNAHVGAQLAILAAIRDVSKLVVKELTSWVIYSDEDRKFNIDITVGLIRSDLLNLAEYNVHMAKLLDAGRNKAATDFAVSLIQTLVMNNSKVISELHHLVDALAKLAARPGSPESLQQLVEIARNPSSSATGLSGLVAGKEDNLRHSRDRKQTTGLSAASREEYYLLDSVEPDPVGFRNQVSMLFAEWYQICELPGAKDAASAHFVLQLLQSGLLKGDDMLDKFFRLLMELSVSHCLQSHQQTQPLSFLAIDIYAALVFSILKFFPADQGSSKLSLLSKVLAVTVRTIHKDAEEKKTAFNPRPYFRLFINWLLDLTTLEPVSDGANLQVLIALANAFHALQPLKIPAFSYAWLELVSHRSFMPKLLTGNPQKGWPFFQRLLVDLFQFLEPFLRNAELGEPVHFLYKGSLRVLLVLLHDFPEFLCDYHFSFCDVIPPSCIQMRNIILSAFPRNMRLPDPSTPNLKIDLLAEITQAPRILSEVDAALRAKQIKSDVDEFLKTKQQGSSFLSELKQKLMLPPSDAARAGTRYNVPLLNSLVLYVGMQAIQQLQARTPPHAQASVSLAAFHVGAALDIFQLLITELDTEGRYLFLNAVANQLRYPNNHTHYFSFILLYLFAESNQEVIQEQITRVLLERLIVNRPHPWGLLITFIELIKNPRYNFWSRSFTRCAPEIEKLFESVSRSCGGPKPVEEGVVSGGLPDMH, encoded by the exons GAATTTGGACATGCTCAATGATGGCTCTGAGAACGACTTTGATACTATCTTTACTGAAATGGAGAAAGAATTAAGTATGTCTGAGCTGATTACAGAATTTGGTTATGGTTGTACCGTGAATGTCTCACAGTGCAAGGAGATGCTATCTCTATTCCTACCGTTGACTGAAGTTACTGTTTCTAGGATATTCGGAACAGTCGTCCGCACCAGTGCGGGACTTGATAGCTACCAGAATACCTACTTAACATTTTGTTCTGCTATCACCGGCAGTAGCCTGTCGGATCTGCCTCTCGTAGATTCTTGGAACATTGATGTTCTCCTCGAATCAATAAAGCAAGTA GCTCCAGGAATCAACTGGATAAAGGTGTTTGAGAATCTTGATCATGAGGGCTTCTACATTCCCAATGAGGCTTCTTTTGCTCTTTTCATGTCTATTTACAGATATGCATGTCAG GAACAATTCCCGCTCCATGCTGTTTGTGGCTCTGTATGGAAGAATACTGAAGGCCAGCTGTCTTTTCTCAAACATGCTGTCTCAGTACCACCTGAAGTATTTAGCTTTGCACATTCTGGGAGGCAGCTG GCTTACATAGATGCCGTCAATGATCACAAGTTCCATCTGGGACATGCAAATCATGCTTGGCTATGTCTTGACCTTGTTGAGGTGTTGTGCCAGCTAGCAGAGAAGGGTCATGCAGGTTCTGTTCGACCAATGCTGGAGTATCCTCTCAAGCACTGCCCTGAAGTTTTGTTGCTGGGGATGGCGAGCATAAAT ACGATATATAATCTTCTCCAGTATGAAGTTTATTCTATTGTCTTTCCTGAGTTGCTGAAAAGTTCTACTGGGGCTAGTGTGATCCTTCATCTTTGGCATGTCAACCCTAGCCTTCTGCTGCGTGGATTTATAGATGCATTTAACATGGACACGAGTAATATGATTAAGGTTTTGGAGTTGTGCCATGAGCTAAAG ATTCTCTCACTGGTATTGGAGATGGTTCCTTTTTCTTTTGGTATCAGGATGGCTGCCCTTGCTTCTCGAAAAGAACTTGTAGACCTGGAAAAATGGCTGAGTATTAACTTAATTACATATAAAGATACCCTTTTCGAG GAGTGCCTCAAGTTCGTAAAAGAGGTCCAAATCAGCACTCAAGATATGCCACCCACCCGTTTCGATCAGTCTGGATCTCTTTGGAATATATATTCGGAAACAATTTCTACATTTTTAAAG GTCCTGCAAGCTAATACGGCCTCAATTTCTTCTCGCAGTCTCTGCGAGGAAATAGAGAAGCTGAATGTGACTGTTATGCATTCTAATATAAGGGTTGTAAATCCTAGCGCTGCTGATTCCTCAACTGCTGATGGATATGCGGAAGATGTTGAGACAGAGATCAACTCCTATTTTCATCAGATGTTTTCTGGCCAGTTGGCGGTTGATACCATGATTCAAATGCTTGCTCGGTACAAAGAGTCATTTGAAAAGAG GGAACAATCTATATTTGAGTGCATGATTGCAAATCTGTTTGAAGAATATAAATTCTTTTCCAAGTACCCTGAAAGGCAGCTCAAGATTGCGGCAGTTCTTTTTG GATCACTCATTAAGCATCAACTTGTTACTCATCTCACACTTGGCATTGCTTTGCGTGCCGTTTTGGATGCACTGCGCAAACCAGCAGATTCGAAA ATGTTTGTTTTTGGCACCAAAGCTTTAGAACAGTTTGTTGACCGGCTGATTGAGTGGCCACAGTATTGCAATCATATTTTGCAAATATCTCATTTACGTGGTACTCATTCAGAGCTTGTTGCCTTTATTGAACGAGCGCTTGCCAGAATTTCATCAAGCCATTCAGAGTCAGATGTGGGCCACGTTCCTGCTGTGGATCAGCACCAGAATTCAATTACTGCAGCACATGCAGAG ATGCAGGGGTCGTCATTCGTTTCAGTTGGATCTAGTAGCATGTCAATAGCTTCCTCTTCTGTCCAGCTTCAACAAAGGCAGCAGGGTTCTTTAGAAGACAGACATAAAGCTTCCCCACCTTTGTCCAGCTACATGAAACCAGCTTTATCATCTGCAACGAATGCATCAATATCCTCCGCTGATACATCCAGCACTCTGAAG AGTACAGCTAATCCTGCATTATCTTCGACCACTGGTTTTGTTCGTCCCACCCGCTCGACTACCTCAGCAC GGTTTGGCTCTGCTTTAAATATTGAAACACTTGTTGCTGCTGCAGAACGAAGGGAAACTCCAATACAG GCCCCGGCATCCGAAATTCAGGATAAAATATCATTTATCATAAACAACTTATCTCCAGCTAATGCGGAAGCTAAAGCAAGAGAATTTTCCGAGTTCTTCCAAGAGCAATATTATCCTTGGTTTGCGCAGTATTTGGTAATGAAAAG AGCAAGCATCGAACCAAATTTTCATGACCTGTACTTAAAGTTCTTGGACAAAGTTAATTCAAAGCCTTTGAACAAAGAGATTGTGCAAGCTACTTATGAGAACTGCAAG GTTTTGTTGGGATCTGAACTTATAAAATCAAGTTCTGAGGAACGTTCATTGTTAAAGAACCTGGGTAGCTGGCTTGGGAAGATAACGATAGGCAGGAATCAAGTGTTGCGAGCTCGAGAGATTGATCCCAAGTCTTTAATTATTGAG GCTTATGAGAAGGGTTTGATGATTGCATTGATTCCATTTACTTCAAAG ATATTGGAACCTTGTCACAACAGTCTAGCGTATCAACCACCCAATCCTTGGACTATGGGTATCCTTGCATTACTAACTGAGATTTATGCAATGCCAAATTTAAAAATGAACCTTAAGTTTGACATTGAG GTTCTATTTAAAAATCTTGCTGTGGATATGAAAGATGTCACTCCTAGTTCTCTTCTCAAGGACAGACCAAGGGAAACAGAAGGAAATCCAGATTTTTCCAACAAAGATGTTGCACCGCAGGCAGCAATAGTTGGTGATGTTAAGTCTGTAGTGCCTACTCTAAATCAAGTTGAGCTACCACATGATGTTCCTAGTCCAGCCCATCCTCCAGCACATTCTCACTTATTATCCCAG TATACTCCTTCTGTTCATCTTTCTGCGCCAACATTGGAGGATGAGAAG CTTCCTACACCAGCGTCTAATATTGAACAGCAAGTGGTGGTCAATCCCAAGTTGCATAGTCTGGGACTGCAGCGACATTTCCAGAG TGTACTTCCTGCAGTTATGGATCGGTCTATCAAAGAAATTGTATCTAGTATTGTGCAGCGCAGTGTTTCTATTGCAACTCAAACAACAAAAGAACTAGTGCTAAAg GACTACGCTATGGAATCAGATGAGACTCGAATTCGTAATGCTGCACACTTAATGGTGGCAAGTTTGGCCGGAAGCCTCGCCCATGTGACATGCAAG GAACCTCTCCGTGCTTCAATTACAAGTCACTTGAGAAGCTCAGTCCAGGGTTTGACACTTGCAAACGATCTCCTTGAACAAGCTGTCCAGCTTGTTGCTAATGATAACCTTGATCTGGGATGCGCTCACATTGAACAAGCAGCAACGGAGAAG GCTATACAGACTATTGATGGGGAAATAGCTCAACAACTCTCTATAAGAAGGAAGCAGAGAGAGGGTGTTGGTCCAGCATTTTTTGATACAAGCCTGTATACTCAAGGTCACATGGGGGTTTTACCTGAGTCCCTCCGACCCAAACCTGGGCGTCTGTCGCACTCACAACAGAGAGTCTACGAG GATTTTGTCCGGCTACCCTGGCAAAATCAGTCTAGCCAAGCCTCAAATCTTTCTCCAGTTGGTCCTTCAACATCTGTTAGTAGTGGCGTTTCCCAGGCATATAGTTCAGCATCTGGTCAACTGAATTCTGGTCCGTACTCTGCCCTTGGGAACACAGGAATGGGTGCTGTTGCACATTCCCTTGATCTTGGACCTGAAGAAATGGATGCTGGTCCACTAAAACAACTTAG TGTTTCCACAGTGCCTTCTGGGTTGGCTGAAGGTGTAGTTCAACAAAATTTTGAAAGTGATGCCATCCCTATTTCTTTTTCTTCTGCTTCAACGTCTGAGTTGCAGTCTGCAGAACAAACAATTGCTTCAAAA GAATCTGGAGTATCTGTGCAGTCATTACCTTCTACATCCACAACTGAACGACCTGGAAGCAGCGTCTCAGAACCATTGTTAACTACAGGCGATGCACTGGACAAGTACCAGCTTGTTTCAGAGAAG CTTGAAACTTTAGTAACTATTGATGGTGCAGAAGCTGATGTTCAG GCAATTGTTGCTGAGGTTCCCGGGATCATTGTAAGGTGCATAAGTCGAGATGAGGCTGCATTGGCTGTAGCACAGAAG GTTTTTAAAGGGCTTTATGAAAACGAGTCAAACAATGCACACGTTGGTGCGCAGCTTGCAATTCTTGCTGCCATTCGTGATGTTAGCAAACTTGTTGTCAAGGAGCTGACTAGTTGG GTAATCTACTCCGACGAGGACCGAAAATTCAACATTGATATCACTGTTGGCCTTATTCGAAGCGACTTGCTTAATCTTGCAGAGTATAATGTCCATATGGCGAAGCTTCTTGATGCGGGAAGGAATA AGGCTGCCACGGACTTTGCAGTTTCCCTCATTCAAACTCTAGTGATGAACAATTCTAAAGTCATATCTGAATTACATCATCTTGTTGATGCACTTGCTAAG CTTGCAGCAAGGCCTGGATCTCCTGAGTCGTTACAACAGCTTGTGGAGATTGCTAGAAATCCTTCTTCTAGTGCTACTGGTTTATCTGGTCTTGTTGCCGGGAAAGAGGATAACCTAAGACACTCTAGAGACAGAAAG CAAACTACTGGTCTATCTGCAGCAAGCCGGGAAGAGTATTATCTTTTGGATTCCGTGGAACCAGATCCAGTTGGATTTCGTAATCAG GTCTCAATGCTGTTTGCAGAATGGTATCAGATATGTGAACTTCCTGGGGCAAAGGATGCAGCTTCAGCTCACTTTGTTTTACAGTTGCTGCAAAGTGGGTTGCTGAAAGGGGATGATATGTTGGATAAATTTTTCCGGCTTCTCATG GAACTCTCGGTGTCTCACTGTCTACAATCACATCAACAAACACAGCCGCTGTCTTTCCTTGCTATTGATATATATGCCGCACTTGTCTTTTCAATACTCAAG TTTTTTCCCGCAGACCAGGGATCAAGTAAATTATCTCTGTTGTCTAAG GTTCTGGCGGTTACTGTGAGAACTATTCATAAAGATGCGGAGGAGAAAAAAACAGCTTTCAATCCTAGACCTTATTTCAGGCTGTTCATCAATTGGCTGCTTGACCTGACTACGTTGGAGCCAGTGTCTGATGGTGCAAACTTACAG GTTCTGATAGCACTTGCCAATGCATTCCATGCACTGCAACCTCTTAAAATACCTGCATTCAG CTATGCATGGCTTGAGCTTGTGAGCCACCGTAGTTTCATGCCAAAGTTGCTGACTGGGAATCCTCAGAAGGGTTGGCCTTTTTTCCAGCGTTTACTGGTAGATCTGTTCCAGTTTTTAGAGCCATTCTTGAGGAATGCTGAACTCGGAGAGCCG GTTCATTTTCTGTATAAAGGTTCACTGAGGGTATTGTTAGTGTTACTTCATGATTTCCCAGAGTTCCTCTGTGATTATCATTTTAGCTTCTGCGATGTTATCCCTCCCAGTTGCATACAAATGCGAAATATAATTCTAAGTGCATTTCCTCGCAACATGAGGCTTCCAGATCCTTCAACTCCCAACTTGAAG ATTGATCTGTTGGCGGAGATCACTCAGGCCCCACGTATTCTCTCGGAGGTCGATGCAGCTCTGAGAGCGAAGCAGATTAAGAGTGACGTTGATGAATTCCTAAAG ACAAAGCAACAgggatcttcttttctttctgaGTTGAAGCAAAAATTGATGCTTCCACCAAGTGATGCTGCTCGAGCTGGAACACGGTACAATGTACCTCTGCTGAACTCCCTTGTACTTTATGTTGGAATGCAG GCTATACAGCAGCTGCAGGCAAGAACTCCCCCTCATGCACAGGCAAGCGTCTCATTGGCTGCATTCCATGTGGGTGCTGCTTTAGACATTTTTCAGTTATTAATCACAGAGCTAGACACAGAAGGGCGGTACCTCTTCCTGAATGCTGTTGCTAACCAACTACGTTATCCAAACAATCATACACATTATTTCTCGTTCATCTTGCTCTACTTGTTTGCAGAATCAAACCAG GAAGTAATCCAGGAACAAATTACCAGAGTCTTATTGGAACGCCTCATTGTCAATCGACCTCATCCTTGGGGCCTACTAATCACGTTCATTGAACTCATAAAG AATCCGAGATACAACTTCTGGAGTCGGTCTTTTACCAGGTGTGCGCCGGAGATTGAGAAGCTCTTTGAGTCAGTCTCGAGATCATGCGGGGGTCCGAAACCCGTGGAAGAAGGGGTGGTTTCAGGCGGGTTGCCAGACATGCACTAG